In one Alnus glutinosa chromosome 12, dhAlnGlut1.1, whole genome shotgun sequence genomic region, the following are encoded:
- the LOC133851442 gene encoding probable receptor-like protein kinase At5g18500 has translation MATDLKAVLSKKTAILDLKVWEVIGIAVGLFIIIILSVLSLCLTSRKKSRRTKDKIPLSQIPTVSKEIKEVRVEQVTTDEFVPRDGILLTIHDKSSDKESDKVLVHLGMGTVKNGDNSSQSGSFNHLEKDGGGSQSGEDGSSGKVTVYKPSSSYPITAPSPLCGLPEFSHLGWGHWFTLRDLELATSRFNKENVLGEGGYGVVYRGQLINGTPVAVKKILNNLGQAEKEFRVEVEAIGHVRHKNLVRLLGYCVEGTHRILVYEYVNNGNLEQWLHGAMRQHGYLTWEARMKVLLGTAKALSYLHEAIEPKVVHRDIKSSNILIDDDFNAKVSDFGLAKLLGAGKSHVTTRVMGTFGYVAPEYANTGLLNEKSDVYSFGVLLLEAITGRDPVDYGRPVHEVNLVDWLKMMVGSRRSEEVVDPNMEPRPSTRALKRALLTALRCVDPDSEKRPKMSQVVRMLESEEYPIPREDRRHRRTQGGSMEIESQKEYSDTDRSDNPDSRSDSRGYQRT, from the exons ATGGCCACAGATCTTAAAGCGGTATTGTCAAAGAAAACTGCTATTCTTGATCTTAAGGTCTGGGAAGTAATTGGGATTGCAGTCGGGTTATTTATCATAATTATCCTCTCTGTGCTGTCGCTGTGTCTTACATCACGGAAGAAATCAAGGAGAACTAAGGACAAGATTCCTCTTAGCCAAATCCCGACTGTTTCAAAGGAAATCAAGGAAGTCCGAGTGGAGCAAGTAACGACAGATGAATTTGTTCCTCGTGATGGAATTCTTCTCACCATTCATGATAAATCCAGTGACAAAGAATCAGATAAAGTTTTGGTCCATCTGGGTATGGGGACGGTGAAGAATGGAGACAATAGCAGCCAGTCAGGTTCATTTAATCATTTAGAGAAAGATGGTGGTGGTTCGCAATCGGGAGAAGACGGGAGTTCTGGCAAGGTTACTGTGTACAAGCCTTCGTCCTCATATCCTATAACTGCTCCTTCCCCTCTATGTGGCCTGCCTGAATTCTCTCACTTAGGTTGGGGCCACTGGTTTACATTAAGGGATCTTGAGCTTGCTACAAGCCGATTTAATAAGGAAAACGTTCTTGGTGAGGGGGGTTATGGAGTTGTTTATCGAGGACAGTTGATTAATGGCACTCCAGTGGCAGTTAAAAAGATCCTCAATAATCT GGGCCAAGCGGAGAAAGAATTTAGAGTGGAAGTTGAAGCTATTGGTCATGTGCGCCATAAGAATTTGGTTCGTCTTCTGGGATACTGCGTTGAAGGGACTCACAG GATTTTAGTCTATGAGTATGTCAACAATGGAAATTTAGAGCAGTGGCTTCACGGAGCGATGCGTCAGCATGGATATCTTACTTGGGAGGCCCGCATGAAGGTTCTTCTCGGCACGGCTAAAGC TCTATCCTACTTGCATGAGGCCATTGAGCCAAAAGTGGTGCATCGAGATATTAAATCAAGCAACATATTGATTGATGATGACTTCAATGCCAAGGTATCTGATTTTGGTCTAGCCAAGTTGCTGGGTGCTGGAAAAAGTCATGTCACAACTCGGGTTATGGGAACTTTTGG GTATGTTGCTCCTGAGTATGCAAATACTGGCCTTCTGAATGAAAAGAGTGATGTTTATAGCTTCGGGGTTCTGCTCTTAGAGGCCATTACTGGAAGAGATCCTGTGGACTATGGTCGTCCTGTCCATGAG GTGAATCTGGTCGATTGGCTGAAAATGATGGTTGGAAGCAGGCGATCAGAAGAAGTGGTAGACCCAAACATGGAACCCAGGCCATCAACAAGAGCCTTAAAACGTGCTCTTTTGACTGCTTTAAGGTGTGTTGATCCAGATTCTGAAAAAAGACCCAAGATGAGCCAGGTTGTTCGTATGCTTGAATCCGAAGAGTATCCCATACCAAGAGAG GATCGAAGGCACCGAAGAACTCAGGGAGGTAGCATGGAGATCGAGTCCCAGAAGGAATACTCCGATACTGATCGGAGTGATAATCCAGATTCAAGATCAGACAGCAGAGGATACCAGCGTACATAA